One genomic segment of Oligoflexus sp. includes these proteins:
- a CDS encoding sigma-70 family RNA polymerase sigma factor: MNERLNDYLRERPMLLRIAYKILGSQSEAEDILQDLYMKIMAQDGQEIQNPRAWMIRLVVNAAIDQKRGFYRQKVDYIGSWLPEPFVDAGKSEREVKDDVSMAFMVLLERLNPVERAVFVLRETCELPYQEIAPILGMTEAACRKSWQRAEAALEQGRKRYAPDPKMHESMTMAFLQYWAQGQTEELIKLLQAEAVLYSDGGGKVSATAVPIAGASRVIKFLFSLLRAAGPNVQASVKFLPPDQACLLVDGKLATVICLEADGERIRNLYFMRNPDKMARIRALVEA; encoded by the coding sequence ATGAACGAAAGGTTGAACGATTATCTGCGCGAACGGCCCATGCTTTTGCGCATCGCCTATAAAATACTGGGTTCACAAAGCGAGGCCGAGGATATCCTGCAGGATCTTTATATGAAGATCATGGCCCAGGACGGGCAGGAGATTCAAAACCCGCGGGCCTGGATGATACGCCTCGTGGTCAATGCCGCGATCGATCAGAAACGGGGTTTTTATCGGCAAAAAGTCGATTATATCGGATCGTGGCTGCCTGAGCCTTTCGTCGATGCGGGGAAAAGTGAACGCGAGGTGAAGGACGATGTATCCATGGCTTTCATGGTGCTGCTCGAACGGCTGAATCCCGTCGAGCGGGCGGTTTTTGTGCTGCGGGAGACCTGTGAACTTCCCTATCAGGAGATCGCGCCCATCCTCGGCATGACGGAAGCCGCCTGCCGCAAATCCTGGCAGAGGGCGGAAGCCGCCCTGGAGCAGGGGCGCAAACGATATGCCCCGGATCCGAAAATGCATGAGAGCATGACGATGGCCTTCCTTCAGTACTGGGCTCAGGGTCAGACCGAGGAGCTGATCAAACTCCTTCAGGCGGAAGCTGTGCTGTATTCCGATGGTGGTGGCAAGGTATCGGCGACGGCCGTGCCGATTGCAGGCGCATCGCGTGTTATTAAGTTCCTCTTCAGCCTTCTCCGTGCTGCGGGACCGAATGTCCAGGCCAGCGTGAAATTTCTGCCGCCGGATCAGGCCTGTTTACTGGTGGATGGCAAGCTTGCGACTGTGATCTGCCTGGAAGCGGATGGGGAGCGGATTCGGAATCTTTATTTCATGAGAAACCCGGATAAGATGGCTCGGATTCGGGCGCTGGTGGAGGCTTAG
- a CDS encoding type 1 glutamine amidotransferase domain-containing protein → MANQFLKGRRVAILATDGFEQSELFEPKKALEAAGAEVDVVSPKEGSIKGWSGKDWGKSIDVDLMLSEADADDYAALMLPGGVINPDKLRIDEDAVKFVQKFVTAKKPIAAICHGPQVLIETGIVKGRQMTSWPSLKTDLINAGAHWVDEEVVTDQGLVTSRKPDDIPAFNKKMIEEFAEGKHDRSRSQGRSESMETHA, encoded by the coding sequence ATGGCAAATCAATTTCTTAAAGGTCGTCGCGTCGCCATTCTTGCAACAGATGGATTTGAACAGTCGGAGCTTTTCGAGCCTAAAAAGGCTTTGGAAGCCGCCGGAGCCGAGGTGGATGTGGTGTCCCCCAAGGAAGGCTCGATCAAAGGCTGGAGCGGCAAGGACTGGGGTAAATCCATTGATGTCGACCTCATGCTCTCGGAAGCCGATGCAGATGATTATGCAGCGCTCATGCTTCCCGGTGGCGTGATCAATCCTGACAAGCTGCGCATTGATGAAGACGCTGTGAAGTTCGTGCAAAAATTCGTCACAGCGAAAAAACCGATCGCCGCCATCTGTCACGGACCCCAGGTGCTGATTGAGACCGGCATCGTCAAAGGCCGGCAGATGACCTCATGGCCTTCCCTGAAAACCGACCTTATCAACGCCGGCGCTCATTGGGTCGATGAAGAGGTCGTCACCGATCAGGGGCTGGTGACGAGCCGCAAGCCGGATGATATCCCGGCCTTCAACAAAAAGATGATCGAAGAGTTCGCAGAAGGCAAGCACGACCGTTCCCGCAGCCAGGGTCGTTCGGAATCCATGGAAACTCATGCGTAA
- a CDS encoding NAD(P)/FAD-dependent oxidoreductase translates to MNNRIVIAGGGYAGLFAAARLSQSSGMKVTLIDASPQFTERVRLHEYLAGRPLKSYPYREICKNMGLEFIQGRITKLQPDQQSLIVEGAEGARSVTYDGLLYALGSRTRHAPDMPGLDHHAFRLDAGHSLDQARLRLAALPAGRTVTVLGAGLTGLEAATEIKEAYPHLDVALWEAGLAFQNYAPGAAREIRAVLEKLGVSLHENHRAACVREDAVQAADGSWHASAFTLNCLGLEVAPLARESGIRTNERGQIQVDPFLRSLSHPNILALGDAAELDSRSALFQRMSCAAACPMGTYAADVLQRLQSGRKLLPFRFGFTARCLSLGRKAALVQMVNVRDEPRRLYFRGRLAVWIKEMICRATVNVPLWEARSGLALNQWYQPRELK, encoded by the coding sequence ATGAACAATCGAATCGTTATCGCCGGTGGAGGTTACGCCGGACTCTTCGCAGCCGCCCGCTTGAGTCAGTCGTCCGGTATGAAAGTCACCCTTATCGATGCGAGTCCGCAGTTTACCGAGCGGGTCCGCCTGCATGAGTACCTTGCAGGCCGCCCGCTGAAGTCTTATCCCTATCGCGAGATCTGTAAAAACATGGGCCTTGAATTTATCCAAGGCCGCATTACAAAACTGCAGCCCGATCAGCAGTCCCTTATCGTGGAAGGTGCGGAGGGTGCGCGGTCAGTGACTTACGATGGGCTGCTCTATGCCCTTGGCAGCCGCACGCGTCACGCCCCGGATATGCCCGGACTGGATCATCATGCTTTCCGTTTGGATGCCGGTCATTCTTTGGATCAGGCGCGTCTAAGGCTGGCCGCGCTTCCTGCAGGTCGCACGGTGACGGTCCTTGGCGCTGGCCTGACAGGATTGGAAGCTGCCACCGAAATCAAGGAAGCCTACCCGCATCTTGATGTTGCCCTTTGGGAAGCCGGCCTTGCTTTTCAGAACTATGCACCGGGAGCCGCACGCGAGATCAGGGCCGTGCTGGAAAAACTCGGTGTTTCCCTGCATGAAAATCACCGTGCTGCTTGTGTGCGTGAAGACGCCGTGCAGGCAGCCGATGGCAGCTGGCATGCGAGCGCATTCACCCTCAATTGTCTTGGCCTTGAAGTTGCGCCACTCGCCCGTGAATCCGGCATTCGCACCAATGAGAGGGGCCAGATCCAGGTGGATCCCTTCCTGCGATCCTTGAGTCATCCGAATATTCTGGCCCTTGGTGATGCCGCGGAATTGGATTCCCGGTCCGCCCTTTTTCAACGCATGTCCTGTGCCGCGGCCTGTCCCATGGGGACCTATGCCGCGGATGTGCTCCAGCGTTTGCAAAGCGGCAGGAAATTGCTACCCTTTCGTTTTGGGTTCACGGCCCGCTGCCTTTCCCTGGGACGCAAGGCTGCTCTGGTGCAGATGGTGAACGTGCGTGATGAACCCCGGCGCCTTTATTTCCGCGGCCGCCTTGCGGTTTGGATCAAGGAAATGATCTGCCGGGCCACGGTGAACGTTCCGCTTTGGGAGGCTCGCTCGGGTTTGGCCTTGAATCAGTGGTATCAACCAAGGGAACTGAAATGA
- a CDS encoding metal-dependent hydrolase — protein MHSMLTIHPVPVRAMNLPRLWYQNNPVKTHFFNALSTLFPQGENFFIASVRAFEHCARTPALQQQIRDFVTQEKNHAAIHKAYNRCLARAGYDVAWMEKLLHEKISFGQQHVPPLILLAVTVATEHITAVLGEKVLQGDLVPEGIDPELRKIWIWHALEEVDHKAVAMDLFQAAGGTYGQRARAMIYAACGLAWDTSIRMFHMLKRDGILWKWKTWWQLTELLFGRKGLVPLITRDILRFYAPGFHPARHDNYELVAHGRRLLGSEAAAGNFQ, from the coding sequence ATGCATTCCATGCTCACGATTCATCCTGTCCCCGTGCGTGCCATGAACCTTCCGCGGCTCTGGTACCAGAATAATCCGGTGAAAACTCATTTCTTCAATGCTCTATCCACGCTCTTCCCGCAAGGTGAAAATTTCTTTATCGCCTCGGTCCGTGCCTTTGAACACTGCGCCCGGACCCCGGCCCTGCAGCAGCAGATTCGCGATTTCGTAACCCAGGAAAAAAACCACGCCGCCATCCACAAGGCGTACAATCGTTGCCTCGCTCGCGCCGGTTACGATGTGGCCTGGATGGAAAAGCTGCTGCATGAAAAGATCAGCTTTGGTCAGCAGCACGTGCCGCCGCTCATTCTTTTGGCTGTGACGGTCGCGACGGAACATATCACGGCGGTGTTGGGCGAAAAGGTCCTGCAGGGCGATCTCGTTCCCGAGGGCATTGATCCTGAGCTGCGCAAAATCTGGATCTGGCATGCCCTGGAAGAGGTCGATCACAAGGCGGTGGCCATGGACCTCTTTCAAGCGGCTGGCGGTACCTATGGACAGCGCGCGCGGGCCATGATCTATGCCGCGTGTGGCCTTGCCTGGGATACTTCGATCCGCATGTTCCATATGCTGAAGCGCGATGGGATCCTTTGGAAGTGGAAAACCTGGTGGCAGCTCACGGAGCTTTTATTCGGCAGAAAGGGTCTTGTGCCGCTGATCACCCGCGACATTCTCCGCTTTTATGCGCCCGGGTTTCATCCCGCGCGCCATGACAACTACGAACTGGTCGCCCATGGGCGCCGTCTGCTCGGTTCCGAAGCGGCGGCAGGGAATTTCCAGTAA
- a CDS encoding HAD family hydrolase, with translation MNAKALIFDCDGTLTDSLGQALESFHYALDRLGEPRSTPDVIRYFGVSADRILFNLLGDAARAQKAYEFYKEQQTRLAPGTLVYPGVTALLEKARKASVPMAVVTGRHRQDLEILLQPLGLLDFFSVIVTDNELAEPKPSPEGLFKALQLLGLKDGSQSFYIGDSLTDMQAAHAAGMKPIAALWDSKVAREKLLNAQPYALAEHPDDVWTTFMAQV, from the coding sequence ATGAACGCCAAGGCCCTGATTTTTGACTGTGACGGTACCCTGACGGATTCCTTGGGCCAGGCCCTGGAATCCTTCCACTATGCCCTGGATCGTCTGGGCGAACCCCGCAGCACTCCTGATGTCATCCGCTACTTCGGTGTCTCTGCCGATCGTATCCTCTTCAATCTTTTGGGTGATGCCGCCCGCGCGCAAAAAGCCTATGAATTTTATAAAGAGCAGCAGACGCGTCTGGCTCCAGGAACGCTGGTTTATCCGGGTGTGACTGCACTTTTGGAAAAGGCGCGCAAGGCTTCCGTTCCCATGGCTGTCGTCACGGGTCGCCATCGGCAGGACCTTGAGATCCTGCTTCAGCCGCTGGGGCTTTTGGATTTTTTCTCCGTGATCGTCACCGACAATGAATTGGCCGAACCCAAGCCTTCACCGGAAGGACTTTTCAAGGCTTTGCAGCTTTTGGGGCTGAAGGATGGATCGCAGAGCTTTTACATCGGCGATTCCCTGACTGATATGCAGGCCGCGCACGCCGCGGGGATGAAGCCGATCGCTGCCCTTTGGGATTCAAAGGTCGCGCGGGAAAAACTCCTGAATGCTCAACCTTACGCCTTGGCCGAACATCCGGATGATGTTTGGACGACCTTCATGGCTCAAGTCTGA
- a CDS encoding YybH family protein, whose amino-acid sequence MDTDAIPEFFKEPSSGAEAEIRAIEHELALAIRAGDLRKIMSFYNEDVRAFDMMPPPQFINKISYQKEAWENCFTQVFRFPVEFEQHDLRVHAEGDVAYSHCLIHMRGETLDGQSMESWCRNTTGWQKIGGHWLIVHEHNSVPLNKENGFALMNLAP is encoded by the coding sequence ATGGATACTGACGCCATTCCCGAATTCTTCAAGGAACCATCGAGCGGCGCGGAGGCGGAAATCCGCGCGATCGAGCATGAGCTTGCCCTGGCCATCCGCGCCGGCGACCTGCGCAAAATCATGTCCTTTTACAACGAGGATGTGCGGGCTTTCGATATGATGCCGCCCCCGCAATTCATCAATAAGATTTCCTATCAGAAAGAAGCCTGGGAGAATTGTTTCACTCAGGTCTTTCGCTTCCCGGTGGAATTCGAGCAGCATGATCTGCGCGTGCATGCCGAGGGCGACGTGGCCTATAGCCACTGCCTCATCCACATGCGGGGCGAGACGCTGGATGGCCAGAGCATGGAATCCTGGTGCAGGAATACCACGGGTTGGCAGAAAATCGGTGGGCATTGGCTCATTGTCCATGAGCACAATTCCGTGCCGTTGAATAAGGAAAACGGTTTCGCGTTAATGAATCTTGCGCCCTGA
- a CDS encoding TetR/AcrR family transcriptional regulator: MTPFRKAPKQKRSQSLVDDVMEATAKLIPDFGFDRATTNKIAELAGVSIGSLYRYFPNKEAIFISLIQRVEENHRQQLRDALHSVRDLPPRERVEPVVGAIVDLVMKRRKLVMVLYSHAPQLGALEFLVQSRQRFRREIENVLEEFSSHIPKRAPQMAARLIVGCVHGVLEDLVQDDSADAVVDTVKKELAELFCCYLFAE; encoded by the coding sequence ATGACCCCATTTCGCAAAGCTCCCAAGCAGAAACGCTCCCAGAGTCTGGTGGACGATGTGATGGAAGCCACCGCCAAACTCATTCCCGATTTTGGCTTTGATCGCGCCACGACCAACAAGATCGCCGAACTCGCGGGCGTCAGCATCGGCTCGCTTTATCGCTATTTTCCCAACAAGGAAGCCATCTTCATCTCGCTGATCCAGCGCGTCGAGGAAAATCATCGGCAGCAGCTGCGCGATGCCCTGCACTCGGTCCGCGACCTGCCGCCGCGGGAGCGGGTGGAGCCGGTGGTCGGTGCGATCGTGGACCTTGTGATGAAGCGGCGCAAGCTCGTGATGGTTCTTTATAGTCACGCGCCGCAGCTGGGCGCCCTGGAGTTTTTGGTGCAGTCGCGGCAGCGCTTTCGCCGTGAGATTGAAAACGTGCTGGAGGAATTTTCCAGCCACATCCCCAAACGAGCCCCCCAGATGGCCGCGAGGCTGATCGTGGGCTGTGTTCACGGCGTGCTGGAAGATCTGGTGCAGGACGATAGCGCCGATGCTGTGGTTGATACGGTGAAGAAGGAGCTGGCCGAACTCTTTTGCTGCTATCTGTTCGCAGAATAA